The following proteins are encoded in a genomic region of Streptomyces sp. SLBN-31:
- a CDS encoding NTP transferase domain-containing protein — protein sequence MTEKEREAAGLLLAAGGGRRLGGRPKALLEHRGRPLVEYAVGVLRAAGCARVHVVLGARADDVRRRAELGGCVVVENPAWEEGMGSSLRAGLDSLAGTDASAALVLLVDQPGIGVEAVRRVLAAQEDDGSLVSAAYDGVRGHPVLLGASHWAGIAESAGGDRGARAYLRAHQEAITLVECGDVARPYDIDTEADLIHLE from the coding sequence ATGACGGAGAAAGAGCGCGAAGCGGCCGGGCTGCTCCTCGCCGCCGGGGGCGGCCGACGGCTCGGCGGACGGCCCAAGGCGCTGCTGGAACACCGCGGTCGGCCGCTCGTCGAGTACGCGGTCGGCGTGCTGCGCGCGGCCGGCTGCGCCCGCGTCCACGTGGTCCTCGGGGCGCGGGCCGACGACGTGCGCCGGCGGGCGGAGCTGGGCGGGTGCGTGGTCGTGGAGAACCCGGCGTGGGAGGAGGGCATGGGGTCCTCGCTGCGGGCCGGGCTGGATTCGCTCGCCGGGACGGACGCCTCGGCCGCCCTCGTCCTCCTCGTCGACCAACCGGGGATCGGCGTGGAGGCGGTGCGGCGGGTACTCGCCGCCCAGGAGGACGACGGTTCGCTCGTGTCCGCCGCGTACGACGGGGTGCGCGGGCATCCGGTCCTGCTCGGCGCCTCGCACTGGGCCGGGATCGCCGAGAGCGCCGGCGGGGACCGAGGGGCCCGCGCCTACCTGCGGGCGCATCAGGAGGCGATCACGCTCGTCGAGTGCGGGGACGTGGCACGGCCGTACGACATCGACACGGAGGCCGATCTGATCCACCTTGAGTGA
- a CDS encoding DUF5955 family protein, translated as MTGSDEDPMVAGLRSAVSRLRRELAAHPAEFPDRCIAEDELAALAAMTIDGAPEIPRLRRSLLLLAGAIGSVSALSPGLSEVRDAVELFGEPPRR; from the coding sequence GTGACCGGCAGCGACGAGGATCCGATGGTGGCGGGACTGCGGTCCGCCGTGTCCAGGCTGCGCCGCGAACTCGCCGCGCATCCGGCGGAGTTCCCCGACCGCTGCATCGCCGAGGACGAACTGGCCGCCCTCGCGGCCATGACGATCGACGGCGCCCCGGAGATCCCCCGGCTGCGCCGCTCGTTGCTGCTGCTCGCCGGCGCCATCGGATCGGTCAGCGCACTCTCGCCCGGCCTGTCGGAGGTCCGCGACGCCGTGGAACTCTTCGGGGAGCCGCCCCGGCGGTGA